The Caulobacter sp. FWC26 genome contains a region encoding:
- a CDS encoding PepSY domain-containing protein: protein MRFWVWAHKWSSLICTAFLLVLCVTGLPLIFRGEIDHALGYGTGGQAAARPAPLSAIEAAARVARPLGKIHFLVWEPDKPGVITLSIAPPGAKSFFDNENVLIDAATASPPSGGDRASPTQWLVDLHGTLLLGPMGPLVLGVPAVLFIVALVSGAVIYGPFARKAGFAKVRGGRTTRTAWLDLHNMLGAVILAWMLVVGATGLINTWGASIIRFWQMSELSTYAAQGTPPTGRTAPIDTIVDAARARYPDFQPYFVAYPGSLMAGERFHAVYLRGPDGLKEHIFQPVLIDSVTARVIGAPRPPWYISALALSQPLHFGDYGGLTLKVIWALLDLTTIAVLVSGLILTVSKGRKGPHDSLAEVAA from the coding sequence ATGCGATTCTGGGTCTGGGCGCACAAGTGGTCGAGCCTCATCTGCACCGCGTTCCTGCTGGTGCTCTGCGTCACCGGTCTGCCCTTGATCTTCCGGGGCGAGATCGACCACGCCTTGGGGTATGGGACGGGCGGTCAAGCGGCGGCCAGGCCGGCTCCGCTGTCGGCCATAGAGGCGGCCGCGCGGGTCGCGCGGCCTCTTGGCAAGATCCACTTCCTGGTCTGGGAGCCGGACAAGCCCGGCGTGATCACCCTGTCGATCGCGCCGCCGGGGGCCAAGTCCTTCTTTGACAACGAGAACGTGCTGATCGACGCCGCCACGGCCAGCCCCCCTTCGGGGGGCGACCGCGCCAGCCCCACCCAGTGGCTGGTCGATCTGCACGGGACGCTACTGCTGGGGCCGATGGGGCCGTTGGTGCTTGGCGTTCCGGCTGTCCTGTTCATCGTGGCCCTGGTCTCTGGGGCCGTCATCTACGGCCCCTTCGCGCGCAAGGCCGGCTTCGCCAAGGTGCGCGGCGGACGCACGACGCGCACGGCATGGCTGGACCTGCACAACATGCTGGGCGCGGTGATCCTGGCCTGGATGTTGGTGGTCGGCGCCACGGGCCTCATCAACACGTGGGGCGCCTCGATCATCCGATTCTGGCAGATGAGCGAGCTTTCGACCTATGCCGCGCAAGGCACGCCACCGACGGGTAGGACCGCCCCGATCGACACTATCGTCGACGCCGCCCGCGCCCGCTATCCCGATTTCCAGCCCTATTTCGTCGCCTATCCAGGCTCGCTGATGGCCGGCGAACGGTTCCACGCCGTCTATCTGCGGGGCCCGGACGGGTTGAAAGAGCACATCTTCCAGCCGGTCCTGATCGACAGCGTCACCGCCCGCGTGATCGGCGCGCCGCGGCCGCCCTGGTACATCTCCGCCCTGGCCCTCTCCCAGCCGCTGCATTTCGGCGACTACGGTGGCCTGACGTTGAAGGTGATCTGGGCGCTCTTGGACCTGACGACCATCGCCGTGCTGGTCAGCGGCCTGATCTTGACCGTCTCGAAGGGTCGCAAGGGACCGCATGATAGTCTCGCCGAGGTCGCCGCATGA